Genomic segment of Nostoc sp. TCL240-02:
GCTCAGTTCAGCCTTAACCTCTTGCATTACTGGACGCGCGAAGAATTATTAAATTATGGAGTACAGCATTCATGCAGTGAAGAGATTACTCAGTCATTAACGAGCGATCGGCGCTGTGGTGTGATGCTGAAATTCGAGGATGCTAGCCCAGACTTGTTTGCTAAATTGATGACAGATGCGCCCCAGTGGACTGAACGGATGGCTTGATTTGTTGATCCGCACACCAAAAACACCAGTAGTCTGTCAATAAAAATTTGAGGGATGAATCAATTTTTCAATTTCTCTTTTTTCTCTTCCTTTTACGAATTACTTGTTGTACCAAGTTTTTCGCCACTGCTGCATTTGCTTAATCTCTGTATTTTGTGCTTTGATAATTGCTTGAGCTAATTTTTTGATTTCAGGGCGCTGAGACTTACTTAAGGCATCTTTTGCCATTCTTACAGCACCTTCGTGGTGAGGAATCATCGCATTGATAAAGCGCAAATCAAACTCAGTATCAGCTGCACCTAAATCTTGACTCATCATCATAGTTTTCATTTGGTCAGATGACATTTCCATCGTATGGCCCATTTGACTGTTGTAAGCCATTGGTTTATCTCCCGCTTTGGGATACCAAGCTTGTCGCCACTGCTTCATCTGAGTGATTTCTTGGTTTTGCGATTTGATGATATCGCCTGCTAATTTTTTGATTTCAGGACGTTTTGATTTCACCTGTGCAACATTCGCCATTTCCACAGCCCCTTGATGGTGCGGTATCATAGCGTCGATAAACCGTAAATCAAGGTTAGCATCGGCTGGACCTAAATCCATTCCCATGCTGTGATTCATCATGCCACCACCGTGATTCATCATCTGCTTATCGTTAGTATTGGTGCTGGTTGCCTTTGGTGCTTGGCTTTGGTTCTGAGAAGCAATACTAGTACAGCCTGTCATTAACCCACCTGCTGAAGCGATCGCACTAAAGGTTAACACCAAAAAGCCATTTCTCAAAGATAGCAGTTGCATAAATCTCACCTCATAGTTTCTTTCCTAATTCTATATTTACTTATTAGCTTGGCAGCCAAAAATGAAATTAGGATGAAATCTAACTTATAAATAAGTCCAGTCTCTTGTTGTTTATTTATCACTCAAGATTGTGTAAGCATCATTAACTAAGTGCATTTTTTCTTGTGCTTGTTTGAGCAGTTGCGGCTGATTTACAAACAAATCTGGATGCCATTTTTTAACTAAAGTTCGATAAGCCTGCTTTACCTCAGCCTGAGAAGCATAAGCTTTTAATCCTAAAATACCGTAGGCGCGAGTAATCTTATCTTTTTCCGTTTGGGTTTTTGGTTGGTTGGGTGCTTTATTGCTTTGAGTTGTATTTTGCTGCTTGCTAGTTTGGGAACCAGGCGTTCGCATCTCTGCTTTCATCCGCACTATTTCCTCATTGAGTTCCCAATCACGAAATTTCGCCTCCACCTCTTCTGGACGTGGGGACGGAGAAGCTTTTGGCGGTGGAGAAACAGATTCTACCCTTGTCCGAGTATTCTTAGCAGTCTTTTCCTGCTGTTGCTTAACAGCAGGATCTTTTTCCAGGGAAATTTTAACTCTCTCTGGCTGTGGTGAATATTTTCTATTAATATTCGTGTATTTTGGTATTTCTTTATAAAATTGATGATTTGAGAGTATTTTGACTTTTTCTAACTCTCGTAGCAACCCATTAAAACCATTTTGTAACTGCTGCAAACTTTCACGCTTATTAGTAAGTTCTACTGGTTCTTGGCTGAATTCAAAGCAAATTACTTTTTCAGCTTGGCGTTCATATTCAGCCAAAATAGATAAACCTTGACTGCTAAAACTAGATAAATAATCTTCAATGGCAGTTATACAAAGTTTAGCAACCTCTTGATGATAAGATTCCTTTGCTAATTGTTCGTCTTGTTTTTGGATATTTTTGTTTAACAAATAAGAAATACTTCCGACGACAGCAGCGCCAACTGGGCCGCCTAATAACCAACCAATACCACCACCAACAGCAATGGAACCAGGTTCACTCAAATCATCATTATTGTTTGGCTTTGGGGGTAATATTACTTCTGGTTCACTAGGAAAGGGAATTAATAAATCTTGCGGTCGTTCTTCTTGGAAAAACTCGTAAGCTTGATAAAGCCATTTAACCGCAGCTAATTGTAATTGATTCAGGTCTTTTTTAAAAATATTTGTTTGCCAATCTTTAAATTTATTTTCTGCTAATGCAACTGCCGCATCAGCTTGATATTTTGTAAGTAGCTTAGGTAATGATAGCCAATCGCGTAGTTCTCCTATGCTGGTAGCAAAGCCTTTATAAATTAAGTTAGCTGCTTTTTGTTTAATTTCAATTTTACTATTTTGTTTATCATTAAAAGATTTTATTTCAAGAGCAAGTGGGTCAATTTTAGTTTTTAATGAGAGTTGAATTTGAGAAGCGATCGCTTGCACTCTTGGCAAACGCACACTACCACGATTTGGTTGCAAAATCCCCACAATATTTTGCAAAGCTGTTTCAAAAGCTGCTAACCCGCTACTATTTGCAGCAGCAACATCGCCTTTTAATCTGGCTCTTAAGGCAGGTAAAGCATCAACACGATATAAATTGCTAAAACCTGGAGGTAGTTCGGCTCGAAAGCTCTCTGCAACAAACAGCAGGCGATTTTGGACTTGTTTTTGCTCGTCGGGTTCGAGTAAGTTAAGAAAATTGGCAACAAATATAACTGTTTTAATACCGCGATCTAATAACCAATCTCGTAAGTTTTCCCGTTCACCTAAAGTCATCAATTTCCGTGCATCTAGTAATTGGATAACTAAATCTGCACTCAAAAGCTGTTCTCTGACTAAATTATCTTGTTCATCTCTATCATTTGTTCCCGGTAAATCGAGAAATTCTACACCAGTTTCTAAGAAGGGATGCGGGCAAAAAACTTCTACAGATGCTACATCTTTTCGCATCTGTCTATTGCCATCAAGAATTGCAAATTGTTGTAGAATTTCTGTGCCACTGCGATAGATTTCTGTACTATCTACCAACATAATGCGAGTTCGCACATCAGATCCATACTTGACGGAAATTGATGCACCAGTGGTAGGGATTAAATCAATTGGTAAGGTGCGATTTCCTAGCATGGCATTCAGTAAGGTAGACTTGCCATGATTAAAAGGGCCAAATACCGCAATGCGAAAACTAGGATTAACTAGATGATTGCAAATGGTAATTATATCTTGATGTAATTGTGATTTGCGTTCTAAATTTAGTAACGCAGATGCAGATTTCAGAGAATCTGCTAAATCCTTATAATCTTCATACTGTTGTTGCATAATTCTTCGTTCCTAGATTCAACCTGGTAATGCAGATTATTTGGGCTGCTGCCTCACATTATTATGTTTGATACTACGCATAATTAAACATACAATAAAATCCTATTTTTATACTAATTATGTATGAGGTTGTGCCGAGATATATGAGGAACGAACCGCAAAGGACGCAAAGGGCGCAAAGAAATAGGATTAGTGAGCGATTTACTGCTCATAGTAAACTTTGCTATGACTAAAATTCTTTCCAAAAAATTAATTTATTTATATTTAATTTTTATATTTAAATACAGTTAAATTAAACATTTGCTCTTTTTTGTATTTTATTAATTTGTGTTCTTTGTGTCCTACCCTGCGCGAAGCCGCTCCGCGTCTATGCGGTTCGTTAAAAAATTTACTTTGACAAAAAGTTATGGCTTACCTCAAATGTACGTATTGCCTTATGTTTATGGGAGGCAGAACCTCCCAATAGCCATTCTCTGCTAAAAGCTGGGAACAGATGTGTTAGCTATAGTAAGCTAATAAGTTACTATACGCCGCCTCTATTTTTTGCAATTGAGCTATTACATCTTCTTGTAAGCTTTTTAAACGATTGAACTCACTCTCACGATTGATTTCGCGAGTTTGTTTCTGCTTAACTAAATTATCTAATTCAGATTTGCGAGATACAATATCATCGTTAATCCGCTTACCCACTTCTCTTTCGTAAGAATCAAAACACTCTTTCACAGCACTGTATACAACCTGAGATTGCTCATGTGCGACTTGTGGTAGATGTTTTACTAACTCTTTTTTCGCTGTTTTAACTAACTCCCTACGCGCTTGATCTGCTTGCAAAAATCCTACTCCTAAGCCTAGCAATGCAAACCCGATTGGGCCAAGCAAAATACCCGTCACTGCTGTAATTATCCCGCCAATACCAATTACAGTGAAGTAGTTTAACAAGATATTTTTCCAATCAAATCCAGCTCCGGCTAGTGCAAAACCAGCCAAATTTCCTTTAGATAAGGATAACAATCCCATTGCCCATTTTGCCCAGGCCGGAGAATTATCTTCTTCAGCAGTAGTAGTGGTATGTACCTTTACGTCTTGTCCGGTGAGCTTTTCTGTAATTTGATCTGTGATTTGATTGTAAGACGCGCCATATTGTGCGGCACTGCGAGAAAGTTCTTTAAAAGCTGTATTAATATCTTTTTCAGCAGTCAATGTCCAAGCAGCAGATTTGTCAGTGATATATTGCTCAAAGGCTTTTTGCAGTGCGATGTTAAATGCTTCTCGTTTCCCACTACTGAGGAAATCAAATAAATTTAATTCTGGCTGATAGCGTAAGAAGTCGTTTTCAAAGGTATTACCTAAGTTTAAAACGTAACTGCGGAAAGATTCAGAAATCGTTCTTGCTTGAGTGTCTCTGGTATTGATAATTTCTTTTTGGAATTCATCTCGAATACCTGTGAGTTTATTAAACTCAGGTTCTACTGAATCAATCCGTTTTTTCAATTCATTTACATCTTGGTCAAGTAATGGTATTCGTCTAGCAACTGCTTCGCGGGTATGATTGCAGGCAAGTCTAGCTAAGGTTCTGACTTGACGGAGTTCTGCGATCGCACGTTCTCTGGTAAGAAAAGTATTAAGGGCTTCCATAAACTTCGGAAAGCCAGTCCCGTCTAAATCAGCTTGCGAGTTCTTCAACCGTCGTCTGAGTGCTTGAATTGACGAAAGCTCAAACACTCTTTCGTCATAAATATTCTGACCTTCTACAGTGCAATATTCTGCTAAATTGGCGTTAAATACTTGCCGTAATCTATTCTCAGATGCTTGTAATTCTTCAACATCATCAGGATCAATCAATGATTCTCGCACCTGATCCCAAGCGTTAACTAAGAAGAAAACCGTCAACCCTCGACCTTTAATATAATTTTCTAGGTAGCGACGCTCACCCAAGGTACAAGGTTGAGAAGCTCTCATCACAAACAAAATTGCATGACAGTTATTTACATAACCCAAAGATAATTCGTTTCGCGCTTCTGTATCATTCAATCCTGGGCTATCGACAATTTCAATTCCCTTTTCTAGTAGCGTTAAGGGATACTCAACTATTGCATAATCAACATCAGGAAAGGCTTGTTTTTTCTCCTGCTCTAGTTTTTTAGCTTCAGCCGGATCGATGGTATATTTATATTTAAAGTTTTGGAAATCTAATTGTTGCGGACTTTTACCATCATTAAAATGAATGGTAACTTTCTTTTCTGGGCCATAGCGTAAAACTGTTAAAACTGCGGTACAAGGGTTAACGTCGCTCGGTAATAAGTTTTCACCAATTAAGGCGTTAAGAAACGTACTTTTACCGCGTTTCATATCGCCCAAGACTAAAAGCCGAAATACACCTTGGCGAAGGTTTTTACTAGCTACTGTAATATCTTCAATATCTCGCTCTAAGCTGAGTTTTCCTGATGAATAATCCCCAGCCAATTCAGCTTTATTAATTGTTTCAGCCAATTGACTCAAACATACAGACATCTCCGATCGCACTTGAGCAACCCGCTCTAAATCTTGGATAAATCTGTCAGTTGCTACCTGATTTGTCATAAAATTTAGACCTTAATTAAAGATTGTTTTTTTTAGATTCCAAAAATAGTTTGTAAGACACCCACCCCATAGCACCAACAATAATAAACCCAGCCAATACTGAGGCTATTTTGACTGCAACTAGCGCTACCACACCAAGAGCAAACAGCTTTCCACCCAGAATCAGTTTTTTCATCCAAGATTTATGATCTGGTTGATGTTTCACGGTTTGATGAAAAGCCGCATCGGTAGTATGGATGTCAGTTTCCATTTCCCGAAGTCGCAATTCAACTTCTCGTTCTCGTAATGTGCGTTCTCGATGTTGAAGTTCTTTTTGGCGATCCCTTTCAGATGTCATCAGTGTTCATCCCGTCTAAGACAATGAAAAGATGTCAGCATTTACTTATCAATCATGCTGTATACTAACTTACGTAAATATTTAGTAACCCCAGTAAAATTACTATTCAAATGCGATCATGGGATGCCTGCGGCGGGCTACGCTTACGCAATGGGCATCATTCACTGTAAATGATGCCTAATTTTTGTTGGTTACGCCGTCTGTTTAGAAGTTGCTTTTAAGTCTGCGGTCGATTTTAACCGGGTGATGGTGGCTTTACGAATGCGATCGCTCTTGCGTACCCCGCCTGTCATCTCGTATTCCCGGCTATCTTTGCCATACTTCAACACCACACCACTAACTAAGCGTTCTGAGGTTTCGCAAATGCTCTTTTCAAGGGTTTCTATTTTTGCCTTTGCCGAGTCAAGGGTAGTTAGCATCATATTATACTGGTCAATTTGGTTGCGGAGTTGGCCGGTTAACTGGATTAAATTGTTTAAACTGATAGAATCACCAAAGTCGAGGCTGGAATCAATCGATTTAAATCCGATTACTCTCTTTTCGGTTTTTTCTAGCACGGAAGAGCTTCTTGTTTTGCGTGGCATCAATGCACACCTTTTACTAAACTTATCTTTCTAGAGTGTCTCAATGAGACAATGTAGCGGTTCAGTATAGCTTGCAAAAAAAGGTGTTTTTTTTAATAAGATTGGATTACTAGCTCAGTAATTGCACGATGCTAGATAAGAAATTGTTGAGAATGGGCTTGTGTTCTGACAGAATGGACTTGTATTTTGACAGAATGGACTTGTATTTTGACAGAATGGACTTGTGTTCTGACAGAATGGACTTGTATTTTGACAGAATGGACTTGTGTTCTGGCTGAATGGACTTGCGTTCTGGCTGAATGGACTTGCGTTTTGACAGAATGGACTTGTGTTCTGAACGAATATAACAATCAATATAGCTACAGCCCTAACAACAGCAAAGATTTGCCCCATCTGTCCTGATTTTATAGTTGAACTGCGATCGCATCAATGCAGTATCTTCGCCAGTCACGCGATTAGTAGCAGCTTATCGGCGATAATTTCGGGAAAAAGGTGATAATACGGTGAAGGTTACTATGGAAACTCCTGCTGTCAGCCATGTCCCTAAACTTTACCTTCGCCCTCAGTCAACAGCAAACTTTTGAACTGCGCTGTGATTATGGCTCACGTCGCCTGGATCAAACGGAGTTGGCAGCGCTAATTGATTCGTGTGAGCAAAATTATTATGCTCAACAACAAGATTATTTACCCTATCTCACCCAGTTGGGACGGCAACTTTATCAATGGCTGGATGGTAAAGAAGGATGGTTGAGAAAGGCGCTGGATGAGGCGGATGAGCAAACGATTAATCTAGATTTGATTAAAACCAGCGAAGCGCAGGGGTTGAACCCAGAAACAGAACGGGTGGCGTTGGGTTTGGCACATTTGCCTTGGGAATTGCTAAATGATGGTGCAGAGTTTTTAATAGAACGCCAGAATCTTTCCGTCTTACCAGTGCGTTTTGTGCAGCAACGTCAAACCCAAGTGATTGGGGTACAAAATCGCCCATTGCGGTTGCTGTTTATGGCAACTTCACCGGAAGATCCCAGAGTTGCGCTACTAGGGTTTGAGCAGGAAGAAGCAAATATTTTGCAAGCAACTAAGGATCAACCTTTGGCGTTGATTGTTGAGGAAAGCGGCTCGGTTGCAGAGTTGGCTAATTTGGTGCAATCCTATCCAGAAGACTATTTTGATGTCTTTCACCTCACGGGACACGGGATAATTTACACCAAAAATTACAGCTTTTTGCTGCCAAAAGGTGCAACACTCCCAGATAATACACCTTGCTTTATCACTGAGGATGAAGTGGGGAATATGCAACTTACTACCGTCAATGATTTAGCTAAAGCCTTTCGCGGACGCTGGCCGCGTATAACTTTTCTCTCTGGTTGTCATACGGGACAGGTTGCTAATAAGGGGACAGTACCATCGATGGCGCAAGCGTTGGTGAAAGCAGGGGCAGGTATAGTTTTAGGTTGGGCGCGTCCGGTGTATGACCGCACAGGTATTGTAGCGGCACAGGCACTATATCAAGCTTTGGCGACGGGGGCAACTGTTGAAGAAGCGGTCAAAGCGGCGCAGCAGGAAATGATTGAGCAAAAATGCACCGACTGGCATCTGTTGCGGATGTATCGGGATACGCGCCCTATTGCCGAACTGGTGACACCTCTGAGAACAAGAAATCGTGAAAGGCTGACGTTTACAGCGCCAGAGCAAGAATTTCTGGATGAGAATAATCAAGTTAAAGTTGCGAGTCGGTTTGAATTTGTCGGACGCAGACGACCTTTGCAACGATGTCTCAAGGCTTTGCAAGAAACCAGCGATCAAATCGGGGTGTTTATTGCCGGGATGGGGGGACTGGGGAAAAGTACCCTGGCGGCGCGGTTATGTACGCGGGTGGAGATGCAGCGTGATAATTTTGCGCGAGTCGTGGTAATTGGGCCTTTGGATGAGATAGGTTTACTGACTAAGCTTTCTAATAAGTTTGAGCGGTTTGCAGATGTGCCCGCACTTTTGAATGAACCAAAAGTGTCTCTGAAAGGACGGTTGCAAAACTTTTTTGCAGCAATAGAAAAAGAACACAACCAACCCTTGCTGTTGGTGCTGGATGACTTTGAGCAAAATATCCCCGTTAAAGATGGCTCACTGCGGATGACGGCGGAAGCTTACGATATTTTAGGGGCGATTTGTGCGGCATTGGAAGAAAACGGGGCAGAAAGTCGCCTGATTGTCACCTGTCGTTATTTGAAAGAAGACACTTTGCCACCTCATCGTCTGCATTTGGAATCTTTGGCAGAGATGAGCAGCAGTGATATTGATAAAATCTGCTTTCCTTTAGATAAAGAAGTTAGGCAGCAGTTAAAAACTCAGAGGATTATCCACATTGCTGATGGTAATCCCCGGTTGCTGAAGTGGTTGTTAGAGGTGATTCAGCAACCAGGAATAGCGGCGGATGAATTATTGAATCGGCTGGAGGCGACTGAGCAGAAATTCCGCGAAAATATCTTGGCACAAACTCTGCTGGATGCATTGGAACCGGAAGAACAAAAGTTTCTCGCACGCTTGAGTGTGTTTAATTTGCCCGTTACTGTTGAAATCATTAACGCCATCTCCCCCTCTGTTGCTTCTCTGCAAAAGCTTGTCAGCCTCAGCTTAGTTGAGTCTGCCACCACTCACCCCACCCAGCCAGCTAATTATCGGGTGACGACAATTTTAGAATCGTTGCTAGAAACAGTGTTGATTCAGGAAGAATGGCAAGTAACGCGACAGCAAGCGGTGAGGGAAATCCATCAAGTTTGGTGGGAGGAAAATGACAACCCCACGGAAGCAGAAGCACTGGAAATTGTACGTTTGGGATTGCTGGCGAAAGAGCAGGAGATTGCTGTCAGCGTTGGACATAGCATTGCCAGCAATTGGGTGAACGATTCCCGCTTTGTGGAAGCTTTGGAGTTATGTAAGCAAGTTCTGGCAGTTTTTCAAGATTACCGCATCTTGGGAACCATTGCCCCTGCTGAAGAAGTTTTGGGTTTTGTGCAAGAGGCTGTTACCCATTATCAGCAAGCTTTAGACCTTTGCCCTGAAGAAGAATTGCAAGAAAAAGCCGCTACCCTCAACAATATGGCACAGGTAATCGCCCAACAAGGGGACATCCCAAAAGCGATCGCACTCTGGGAGCAATCCTTGGAAATAAAAGAGCAGATTGGCGATGTCAAAGGTAAAGCCGCTACCCTCAACAACATGGCACTGGTATTCGCCGACCAAGGGGACATCCCAAAAGCGATCGCACTTTGGGAGCAATCCTTGGAAATAAAAGAGCAGATTGGCGATGTCAAAGGTAAAGCCACTACCCTCAACAACATGGCACTGGTATTCGCCGACCAAGGGGACATCCCAAAAGCGATCGCACTCTGGGAGCAAGACTTGGAAATATCTGAGCAGATTGGCGATGTCAAAGGTAAAGCCGCTACCCTCAACAACATGGCACAGGTATTCGCCGACCAAGGGGACATCCCAAAAGCGATCGCACTCTGGGAGCAATCCTTGGAAATAACTGAGCAGATTGGCGATGTCAAAGGTAAAGCCGCTACCCTCAACAACATGGCACAGGTAATCGCCCAACAAGGGGACATCCCAAAAGCGATCGCACTCTGGGAGCAATCCTTGGAAATAAAAGAGCAGATTGGCGATGTCAAAGGTAAAGCCGCTACCCTCAACAACATGGCACTGGTAATCGCCCAACAAGGGGACATCCCAAAAGCGATCGCACTCTGGGAGCAATCCTTGGAAATATCTGAGCAGATTGGCGATGTCAAAGGTAAAGCCGCTACCCTCAACAACATGGCACAGGTAATCGCCGACCAAGGGGACATCCCAAAAGCGATCGCACTCTGGGAGCAATCCTTGGAAATAAAAGAGCAGATTGGCGATGTCAAAGGTAAAGCCGCTACCCTCAACAACATGGCACAGGTAATCGCCGACCAAGGGGACATCCCAAAAGCGATCGCACTCTGGGAGCAATCCTTGGAAATAAAAGAGCAGATTGGCGATGTCAAAGGTAAAGCCGCTACCCTCAACAACATGGCACAGGTAATCGCCGACCAAGGGGACATCCCAAAAGCGATCGCACTCTGGGAGCAATCCTTGGAAATATCTGAGCAGATTGGCGATGTCAAAGGTAAAGCCGCTACCCTCAACAACATGGCACAGGTAATCGCCGACCAAGGGGACATCCCAAAAGCGATCGCACTCTGGGAGCAATCCTTGGAAATAACTGAGCAGATTGGCGATGTCAAAGGTAAAGCCGCTACCCTCAACAACATGGCACAGGTAATCGCCCAACAAGGGGACATCCCAAAAGCGATCGCACTCTGGGAGCAATCCTTGGAAATAAAAGAGCAGATTGGCGATGTCAAAGGTAAAGCCGCTACCCTCAACAACATGGCACTGGTAATCGCCCAACAAGGGGACATCCCAAAAGCGATCGCACTCTGGGAGCAATCCTTGGAAATAAAAGAGCAGATTGGCGATGTCAAAGGTAAAGCCGCTACCCTCAACAACATGGCACAGGTATTCGCCGACCAAGGGGACATCCCAAAAGCGATCGCACTCTACGAACAAGTTGTTTCCACACTTGCACAAATAAGTGCATACAGTGATTTGGTAACAGTTCTGAGTAATTTAGGCTTAACGGATGAAAGTAACGGTTTGGTTTATCTAGCTCAAGCAATGTGGCTAACGCTGAGGATTCAAGCCCCTTTATCACAAACCATTCGGTTGATTAATTCTTTATATAATAGAGTGCCTCAAGGCGATGAACTAGAAGCTTTGCTAGGAGCAACGGCAATGTTCTTTTGCAACTACCGAGGTGAAGGTCATCCCCAGTTAGAGGAACTCCAAGAACTTAGTGTCAACATTATATCAGGGGCGGCAGTTGCCCAAGGAATTGAAACGCCGGAAGCTTTTCAAGCTTGGTATGTCCAGCAACGGCTCAATAATCATGAATATTTCCTCCCTCGACTCAATCAACGCTTAGAGGAGATAGTTGGCGATGAGTGGTTGTTTGACCGCAGTCAAGTTTCAATGGGTGAATAAGGGGAAATGCGATCGCGTTAATCTTAATGATTTTTGTTGGCTTGCTCAGAAAGGAGATGCGATGAAGATAAGGAAAATGCGATCGCGTTAATCTTAAATTAATCGCTCACAATCTAACCAACTTATGCAGTCGTTCAATTTCCTCTACTAGATGCGATATGGAATCTCAACTAATACAGAGTTCTCCCGACATCCTTTCTGGTACACCCGTTTTCTATGGAACTCGCGTACCAGTACAAACATTGATTGATTATCTCGAAGCAGGCGATCGCCTTGATGACTTTCTAGAAGATTTTCCCACTGTGAGCCGCGCACAGGCAACAGCGTTTCTCGAATCACTCTGCTGTAAAAGCAAATACCGCCCTTAATGCTTCTGAGGTGAGAGTAGGATAATTTTCTAGCACTTGTTGTTTTGTCCATCCCGCAGCAAACAAACCCAATAAGAACTCTACAGATAAACGAGTTTCTTTAACAGTCGGCTTACCCAGCAGAATTTTAGGATCTGAATGAATGTACTGTTTCCAGTCCATAGTTTATACTCCGACTAAGCTAAAGCTATTGTTGCACAGTATGATTATTGCTGGATTGCTGAGTGGGGAATCGCGCTACTC
This window contains:
- a CDS encoding DUF3040 domain-containing protein; the protein is MTSERDRQKELQHRERTLREREVELRLREMETDIHTTDAAFHQTVKHQPDHKSWMKKLILGGKLFALGVVALVAVKIASVLAGFIIVGAMGWVSYKLFLESKKNNL
- a CDS encoding tetratricopeptide repeat protein, with amino-acid sequence MSLNFTFALSQQQTFELRCDYGSRRLDQTELAALIDSCEQNYYAQQQDYLPYLTQLGRQLYQWLDGKEGWLRKALDEADEQTINLDLIKTSEAQGLNPETERVALGLAHLPWELLNDGAEFLIERQNLSVLPVRFVQQRQTQVIGVQNRPLRLLFMATSPEDPRVALLGFEQEEANILQATKDQPLALIVEESGSVAELANLVQSYPEDYFDVFHLTGHGIIYTKNYSFLLPKGATLPDNTPCFITEDEVGNMQLTTVNDLAKAFRGRWPRITFLSGCHTGQVANKGTVPSMAQALVKAGAGIVLGWARPVYDRTGIVAAQALYQALATGATVEEAVKAAQQEMIEQKCTDWHLLRMYRDTRPIAELVTPLRTRNRERLTFTAPEQEFLDENNQVKVASRFEFVGRRRPLQRCLKALQETSDQIGVFIAGMGGLGKSTLAARLCTRVEMQRDNFARVVVIGPLDEIGLLTKLSNKFERFADVPALLNEPKVSLKGRLQNFFAAIEKEHNQPLLLVLDDFEQNIPVKDGSLRMTAEAYDILGAICAALEENGAESRLIVTCRYLKEDTLPPHRLHLESLAEMSSSDIDKICFPLDKEVRQQLKTQRIIHIADGNPRLLKWLLEVIQQPGIAADELLNRLEATEQKFRENILAQTLLDALEPEEQKFLARLSVFNLPVTVEIINAISPSVASLQKLVSLSLVESATTHPTQPANYRVTTILESLLETVLIQEEWQVTRQQAVREIHQVWWEENDNPTEAEALEIVRLGLLAKEQEIAVSVGHSIASNWVNDSRFVEALELCKQVLAVFQDYRILGTIAPAEEVLGFVQEAVTHYQQALDLCPEEELQEKAATLNNMAQVIAQQGDIPKAIALWEQSLEIKEQIGDVKGKAATLNNMALVFADQGDIPKAIALWEQSLEIKEQIGDVKGKATTLNNMALVFADQGDIPKAIALWEQDLEISEQIGDVKGKAATLNNMAQVFADQGDIPKAIALWEQSLEITEQIGDVKGKAATLNNMAQVIAQQGDIPKAIALWEQSLEIKEQIGDVKGKAATLNNMALVIAQQGDIPKAIALWEQSLEISEQIGDVKGKAATLNNMAQVIADQGDIPKAIALWEQSLEIKEQIGDVKGKAATLNNMAQVIADQGDIPKAIALWEQSLEIKEQIGDVKGKAATLNNMAQVIADQGDIPKAIALWEQSLEISEQIGDVKGKAATLNNMAQVIADQGDIPKAIALWEQSLEITEQIGDVKGKAATLNNMAQVIAQQGDIPKAIALWEQSLEIKEQIGDVKGKAATLNNMALVIAQQGDIPKAIALWEQSLEIKEQIGDVKGKAATLNNMAQVFADQGDIPKAIALYEQVVSTLAQISAYSDLVTVLSNLGLTDESNGLVYLAQAMWLTLRIQAPLSQTIRLINSLYNRVPQGDELEALLGATAMFFCNYRGEGHPQLEELQELSVNIISGAAVAQGIETPEAFQAWYVQQRLNNHEYFLPRLNQRLEEIVGDEWLFDRSQVSMGE
- a CDS encoding DUF305 domain-containing protein; this translates as MQLLSLRNGFLVLTFSAIASAGGLMTGCTSIASQNQSQAPKATSTNTNDKQMMNHGGGMMNHSMGMDLGPADANLDLRFIDAMIPHHQGAVEMANVAQVKSKRPEIKKLAGDIIKSQNQEITQMKQWRQAWYPKAGDKPMAYNSQMGHTMEMSSDQMKTMMMSQDLGAADTEFDLRFINAMIPHHEGAVRMAKDALSKSQRPEIKKLAQAIIKAQNTEIKQMQQWRKTWYNK
- a CDS encoding dynamin family protein, giving the protein MQQQYEDYKDLADSLKSASALLNLERKSQLHQDIITICNHLVNPSFRIAVFGPFNHGKSTLLNAMLGNRTLPIDLIPTTGASISVKYGSDVRTRIMLVDSTEIYRSGTEILQQFAILDGNRQMRKDVASVEVFCPHPFLETGVEFLDLPGTNDRDEQDNLVREQLLSADLVIQLLDARKLMTLGERENLRDWLLDRGIKTVIFVANFLNLLEPDEQKQVQNRLLFVAESFRAELPPGFSNLYRVDALPALRARLKGDVAAANSSGLAAFETALQNIVGILQPNRGSVRLPRVQAIASQIQLSLKTKIDPLALEIKSFNDKQNSKIEIKQKAANLIYKGFATSIGELRDWLSLPKLLTKYQADAAVALAENKFKDWQTNIFKKDLNQLQLAAVKWLYQAYEFFQEERPQDLLIPFPSEPEVILPPKPNNNDDLSEPGSIAVGGGIGWLLGGPVGAAVVGSISYLLNKNIQKQDEQLAKESYHQEVAKLCITAIEDYLSSFSSQGLSILAEYERQAEKVICFEFSQEPVELTNKRESLQQLQNGFNGLLRELEKVKILSNHQFYKEIPKYTNINRKYSPQPERVKISLEKDPAVKQQQEKTAKNTRTRVESVSPPPKASPSPRPEEVEAKFRDWELNEEIVRMKAEMRTPGSQTSKQQNTTQSNKAPNQPKTQTEKDKITRAYGILGLKAYASQAEVKQAYRTLVKKWHPDLFVNQPQLLKQAQEKMHLVNDAYTILSDK
- a CDS encoding dynamin family protein, yielding MTNQVATDRFIQDLERVAQVRSEMSVCLSQLAETINKAELAGDYSSGKLSLERDIEDITVASKNLRQGVFRLLVLGDMKRGKSTFLNALIGENLLPSDVNPCTAVLTVLRYGPEKKVTIHFNDGKSPQQLDFQNFKYKYTIDPAEAKKLEQEKKQAFPDVDYAIVEYPLTLLEKGIEIVDSPGLNDTEARNELSLGYVNNCHAILFVMRASQPCTLGERRYLENYIKGRGLTVFFLVNAWDQVRESLIDPDDVEELQASENRLRQVFNANLAEYCTVEGQNIYDERVFELSSIQALRRRLKNSQADLDGTGFPKFMEALNTFLTRERAIAELRQVRTLARLACNHTREAVARRIPLLDQDVNELKKRIDSVEPEFNKLTGIRDEFQKEIINTRDTQARTISESFRSYVLNLGNTFENDFLRYQPELNLFDFLSSGKREAFNIALQKAFEQYITDKSAAWTLTAEKDINTAFKELSRSAAQYGASYNQITDQITEKLTGQDVKVHTTTTAEEDNSPAWAKWAMGLLSLSKGNLAGFALAGAGFDWKNILLNYFTVIGIGGIITAVTGILLGPIGFALLGLGVGFLQADQARRELVKTAKKELVKHLPQVAHEQSQVVYSAVKECFDSYEREVGKRINDDIVSRKSELDNLVKQKQTREINRESEFNRLKSLQEDVIAQLQKIEAAYSNLLAYYS